One Cottoperca gobio chromosome 23, fCotGob3.1, whole genome shotgun sequence genomic region harbors:
- the tmem121b gene encoding transmembrane protein 121B has protein sequence MISETGSDNSNEHNLRSEASYFPNSPVSSSPEAGQLSRRRDTQTTSGSIIPEESGSIQPLVCSAAACIMTSGEFMQTAPLLAHKSKRSLFYKALCFLLLVFQGGILDFYLIIFTDLYWCSWIATDLVVISGWGIFFMKNARSKRERACGFHQKSSIFGCNLGEFTYAYLAWLIYVIACTPKVVLILETSILDLIELKVPCGVTGFKIIMLLSAPLLFCLINSIIEDLNGATRHHSQSCFMSTCLDLLDSFALVEMLLRNEIPTVYLKYTVISVYFVALAVPVIWLYELTASELRFRWLWARFCTGLVVNAPLLVVRCFQVYVYRMPVSVFMFKNIFFLVCKFLELVEQCVALRGVRRLAGGSNPAQFSHCVSENDMCPHGYVNTLAVTQS, from the coding sequence ATGATCTCAGAAACTGGGAGCGACAACTCGAACGAACACAACCTCAGATCCGAAGCGAGCTATTTCCCAAACTCCCCCGTCTCCTCTTCTCCCGAAGCCGGGCAGCTAAGCAGGAGGCGGGACACCCAGACCACCAGCGGAAGCATCATCCCGGAGGAGAGCGGCAGCATCCAGCCCCTGGTCTGCTCAGCCGCCGCCTGCATCATGACATCTGGGGAGTTCATGCAGACCGCTCCCCTGCTGGCGCACAAATCCAAGAGGAGCCTGTTTTACAAGGCGCTCTGCTTCCTCCTGCTCGTCTTCCAGGGAGGCATTCTAGACTTCTACCTCATCATCTTCACCGACCTGTACTGGTGCTCATGGATCGCCACGGATCTGGTTGTGATCTCGGGCTGGGGGATTTTCTTCATGAAGAACGCGCGGAGCAAGAGGGAGCGGGCCTGCGGCTTCCACCAGAAGAGCTCCATCTTCGGCTGCAACCTCGGGGAGTTCACCTACGCCTACCTGGCCTGGCTCATATATGTCATCGCGTGCACTCCGAAGGTGGTGCTCATCCTGGAGACGTCCATTCTGGACCTGATCGAGCTCAAGGTTCCGTGCGGTGTGACCGGCTTCAAGATCATCATGTTGCTGTCCGCGCCGCTGCTCTTCTGCCTCATCAACTCCATCATCGAGGATTTAAACGGGGCGACGCGGCACCACTCCCAGAGCTGCTTCATGAGCACCTGCCTGGACCTCCTGGACAGCTTCGCGCTGGTGGAGATGCTGCTGAGGAACGAGATCCCCACTGTGTACCTGAAGTACACCGTCATCTCGGTGTATTTCGTGGCCCTGGCCGTTCCGGTGATCTGGCTTTACGAGCTGACGGCgtcggagctccgcttccggtGGCTGTGGGCCCGCTTCTGCACGGGCCTGGTGGTCAACGCCCCCCTGCTTGTAGTCAGGTGTTTCCAGGTTTATGTGTATAGGATGCCAGTGTCGGTGTTCATGTTCAAAAACATCTTCTTCTTAGTGTGTAAGTTCCTGGAGCTGGTGGAGCAGTGTGTGGCGTTGCGGGGGGTGCGGAGGCTGGCCGGCGGCAGCAACCCGGCCCAGTTCTCCCACTGCGTGTCCGAGAACGACATGTGTCCGCACGGATACGTCAACACCCTGGCCGTCACCCAGTCCTAA
- the mkrn1 gene encoding putative E3 ubiquitin-protein ligase makorin-1 has protein sequence MAEAAAASTAASPVTGGWTKHVTCRYFMHGLCKEGENCRYSHDLTNSQPEAMICKFFQKGNCVFGDRCRFEHCKPEKNEELPTPQTLPLPSVSPSGSSDPEPSGPTPGSGAQDWVNAAEFVPGQPYCGRAEPVNAETSVPLIEEFDSEASQNNKELRKQLCPYAAVGECRYGINCAYLHGDVCDMCGLQVLHPTNNAQRSDHTKACIEAHEKDMEISFAIQRSKDMMCGVCMEVVFEKANPSERRFGILSNCCHCYCLKCIRKWRSAKQFESKIIKSCPECRITSNFVIPSEYWVEEKEDKQKLIQKYKDGMGSKQCRYFDEGRGTCPFGSNCFYKHAFPDGRLEEAQPQRRQTGSNSRNRNSRRTPLWDIFDERESTDSFDNEDEEMVTFELSEMLLMLLAAGTDDEVTDSEDEWDLFHEELDDFYEIYL, from the exons ATggcggaggcagcagcagcgtctACGGCGGCTTCACCAGTAACAGGAGGTTGGACCAAACACGTAACCTGCAG ATATTTCATGCATGGTCTTTGCAAAGAAGGAGAGAACTGTCGATATTCCCACGACCTGACCAACAGCCAACCTGAAGCCATGATTTGCAAGTTCTTTCAGAAGGGAAACTGTGTGTTTGGGGACCGTTGCAG GTTTGAACACTGTAAACCGGAAAAGAATGAGGAGTTGCCAACACCACAGACGCTGCCGCTGCCCTCTGTCTCGCCTTCCGGCTCGTCAGACCCAGAACCCAGTGGGCCAACACCTGGTTCAGGGGCACAAGACTGGGTCAACGCTGCGGAGTTTGTCCCAGGACAGCCGTACTGTGGACGGG CCGAGCCAGTGAACGCAGAGACCTCCGTCCCTCTCATCGAGGAGTTCGACAGTGAGGCGTCGCAGAACAACAAAGAGCTGAGGAAGCAGCTCTGTCCGTATGCAGCTGTTGGAGAGTGCCGCTACGGAATCAACTGTGCTTATCTCCACGGGGATGTGTGTGACATGTGCGGCCTCCAGGTGCTCCACCCCACTAACAACGCCCAGCGCTCCGACCACACTAAG GCTTGCATCGAGGCCCATGAGAAAGACATGGAGATTTCATTTGCCATCCAACGCAGCAAAGACATGATGTGCGGTGTGTGTATGGAGGTGGTGTTTGAGAAGGCCAACCCAAGCGAGCGCCGCTTTGGCATCCTCTCCAACTGCTGCCACTGCTACTGTCTAAAGTGCATTCGCAAGTGGAGGAGTGCCAAGCAGTTTGAGAGCAAAATCATCAA GTCTTGCCCAGAGTGTCGAATCACATCCAACTTCGTCATCCCAAGCGAGTACTGGGTGGAGGAAAAAGAAGACAAGCAGAAACTCATCCAGAAATACAAGGACGGCATGGG GAGTAAACAGTGTCGATACTTTGACGAGGGCCGCGGAACGTGTCCTTTTGGCTCAAATTGCTTCTACAAGCACGCCTTTCCTGACGGACGGCTGGAAGAAGCGCAACCTCAGCGAAGACAGACCGGCTCCAACAGCAGGAATCGG AACTCGAGGCGAACACCGCTGTGGGACATCTTTGACGAGCGGGAAAGCACCGACTCGTTCGACAACGAGGACGAGGAGATGGTGACGTTTGAGCTGAGCGAGATGCTCCTCATGCTGCTCGCCGCGGGAACCGACGACGAGGTGACAGATTCAGAGGATGAATGGGACTTGTTTCACGAGGAGCTGGACGATTTCTATGAGATTTACCTATAG